One window of Candidatus Methylocalor cossyra genomic DNA carries:
- a CDS encoding glycosyltransferase, translating to MSASDARPAGPRIACFVATSGHSGVDRAMQHLLPALARRGYAVDLLKVRGHGPELGALPPGLRVVDLGSRHVYTSLGAVVRYLRRSRPAVLLADKDRVNRTALLARALAGSGSRLVLSSGTTISVDLAHRGPFERWLQRYSMGRWYRHADRVIVTCRGVADDLAAYTGLPRDHIEVVPSPVVPRQLLTEPQPRPDHPWFAPGQPPVIVGMGELGWRKDFPTLIRAFAALRRRLPCRLVILGRGGQRRALIDLAQALGVAEAVDLPGFQPNPYGFLAHAAAFAFTSRWEGLGFALIEALAVGTPVVATDCPSGPREILQDGRYGRLVPVGDAEALAAALFDTLRAPLPPETLREAAWPYEIERSTSAYLQVLGLDPRSPPAAG from the coding sequence GTGAGCGCCTCCGACGCCCGGCCGGCGGGCCCCCGCATCGCCTGCTTCGTGGCCACCTCCGGCCACAGCGGCGTGGACCGGGCCATGCAGCACCTGCTCCCGGCCCTGGCCCGGCGCGGCTACGCCGTCGACCTGTTGAAGGTGCGCGGGCACGGCCCGGAACTGGGCGCTCTTCCCCCCGGGCTGCGGGTGGTGGACCTGGGCAGCCGTCATGTCTACACCAGCCTCGGCGCGGTGGTGCGCTATCTGCGCCGCTCCCGCCCGGCCGTGCTCTTGGCGGACAAGGACCGGGTCAACCGCACCGCCCTGTTGGCCCGCGCCTTGGCGGGCAGCGGCAGCCGGCTGGTGCTGAGCTCGGGGACCACCATCTCGGTCGATCTGGCCCACCGCGGCCCCTTCGAGCGCTGGTTGCAGCGCTATTCCATGGGCCGCTGGTATCGCCATGCCGACCGGGTCATCGTCACCTGCCGGGGCGTGGCCGACGACCTGGCCGCCTATACCGGGCTGCCCCGCGACCACATCGAAGTCGTGCCCAGCCCCGTGGTGCCGCGCCAGCTGCTGACGGAACCCCAGCCCCGTCCCGACCATCCCTGGTTCGCCCCCGGCCAACCGCCGGTGATCGTGGGGATGGGGGAATTGGGCTGGCGCAAGGATTTCCCGACCCTGATCCGAGCCTTCGCGGCCCTGCGACGGCGCTTGCCCTGCCGGCTGGTGATCCTGGGGCGGGGCGGGCAACGGCGCGCCCTGATCGACCTGGCCCAGGCCTTAGGGGTGGCCGAGGCGGTGGACCTTCCGGGCTTTCAGCCCAATCCCTACGGGTTCCTGGCCCATGCCGCGGCATTCGCCTTCACCTCGCGCTGGGAGGGCTTGGGCTTCGCCCTGATCGAAGCCCTGGCGGTGGGCACCCCGGTGGTGGCCACCGACTGCCCCAGCGGCCCGCGGGAGATCCTCCAGGACGGCCGCTACGGGCGGCTGGTGCCGGTGGGCGATGCGGAAGCCCTGGCGGCGGCGCTGTTCGACACCCTGCGTGCGCCCCTGCCCCCCGAAACCTTGCGGGAGGCCGCCTGGCCTTACGAGATCGAGCGCAGCACCAGCGCCTATCTGCAAGTCCTGGGGCTCGACCCGCGCAGCCCGCCCGCTGCCGGTTGA
- a CDS encoding glycosyltransferase family 2 protein, with translation MTRSDPEFTLFIPTYNRAKLLPRALASIEAQTCRDFEVVIVDDGSTDDTAAVVAAWRTRVDFPVVYVRQPNRGKYAAHNVGVERARGRFFVLLDSDDRLLPDTLERIRRHWHSIPEGERWRFAGVEGLVESMDGKRLLTEPYPQSPLDISYLDLFYRLGVGGDKKHAIRTEILRRFPYPIFPGETNIRDSITWNRIAHHYIFRCVNEPFQQVEYQPDGLTSNRFRVRMGSPRGFQQFHLEEITLHRPWLSRRQLRRSTIAFIRFSLHLRVGFWQQARLTGYDPLWLMLLPAGLLRWLVDCYRLRFQDAAPPNRVPIRN, from the coding sequence GATCCCGAATTCACCCTGTTCATACCCACCTACAACCGCGCCAAGTTGTTGCCGCGGGCCTTGGCCAGCATCGAAGCCCAGACCTGCCGGGATTTCGAGGTGGTCATCGTGGACGACGGCTCCACCGACGATACCGCGGCGGTGGTCGCCGCCTGGCGGACCCGGGTGGATTTTCCAGTGGTGTATGTGCGGCAACCCAACCGGGGGAAATACGCCGCCCACAATGTGGGCGTCGAGCGGGCCCGCGGGCGGTTTTTCGTGCTGCTCGATTCCGACGATCGCCTGCTTCCGGATACCCTGGAGCGGATACGCCGCCATTGGCATTCCATTCCCGAGGGGGAGCGCTGGCGCTTTGCCGGGGTGGAAGGCTTGGTGGAAAGCATGGACGGCAAACGGCTACTGACCGAGCCTTATCCCCAAAGCCCCCTTGATATAAGTTATCTCGATCTTTTCTACCGGCTCGGGGTGGGCGGGGACAAGAAGCACGCCATCCGCACCGAGATACTGCGGCGCTTTCCCTATCCCATCTTTCCGGGGGAAACCAATATCCGGGATTCCATCACCTGGAACCGGATCGCCCACCATTACATTTTTCGCTGCGTGAACGAACCCTTCCAGCAGGTGGAATACCAGCCCGACGGCCTCACCTCTAACCGGTTCCGGGTGCGCATGGGAAGTCCGCGGGGCTTCCAGCAGTTCCATCTGGAGGAGATCACCCTGCACCGCCCTTGGTTGAGTCGCCGCCAGCTCCGCCGCAGCACCATCGCCTTCATCCGCTTTTCCCTGCACCTGCGGGTCGGCTTCTGGCAGCAGGCAAGGTTGACGGGTTATGACCCGCTGTGGCTGATGCTGCTGCCCGCCGGCCTGCTCCGCTGGCTGGTGGATTGCTATCGGCTGCGGTTCCAGGACGCCGCGCCGCCCAACCGCGTTCCCATCCGCAATTGA
- a CDS encoding CPBP family intramembrane glutamic endopeptidase translates to MGPRSPLRWLLPALAPASYLLACAILGALLAYPLALALDGRVPLPVLVGRLTQGMLLIGMVAVLRRPPLRAVDLGFPSRPGRLLRQLLVGFGLGVAMLGLHVLVLVALDIRTVDLARLAAPARLWEGLWKALATGLAVAFLEEPLFRGLLLGGLVRATPRAFAVVVCSLYFAALHFLKTDLQPAFAELRWYSGVPLVLDAFRQWPARIQPDTFLALLSAGILLALVRLRRPGNLGYCIGLHAGWVFVIKATRAFTRANPEESLIVLVGHYDGVIGYLAAAWMALIIIVLVAVGRYVLPRPG, encoded by the coding sequence ATGGGCCCGCGTTCCCCGCTCCGCTGGTTGCTCCCCGCCTTGGCGCCGGCCAGCTATCTCCTGGCCTGCGCCATCCTGGGCGCGCTGCTGGCCTATCCCTTGGCCCTGGCCCTGGACGGCCGGGTGCCCTTGCCGGTGTTGGTCGGGCGCCTGACCCAAGGCATGCTGTTGATCGGCATGGTCGCCGTGCTGCGTCGGCCGCCCCTGCGCGCCGTCGATTTGGGCTTCCCGTCCCGGCCCGGGCGGCTGTTACGGCAGCTTCTGGTCGGCTTCGGCCTGGGCGTCGCCATGCTGGGGCTGCACGTACTGGTCCTGGTAGCGCTCGACATCCGCACCGTCGACCTGGCCCGCCTGGCTGCTCCGGCCCGGCTCTGGGAGGGACTGTGGAAAGCCTTGGCCACCGGCCTGGCGGTGGCTTTCCTGGAGGAGCCCCTGTTCCGGGGCCTGTTGTTGGGTGGGTTGGTGCGAGCGACGCCCCGGGCCTTTGCCGTGGTCGTGTGCTCGCTGTATTTCGCCGCGCTCCATTTCCTGAAGACCGACCTCCAGCCGGCGTTCGCCGAGCTGCGCTGGTACAGCGGCGTGCCGCTGGTGTTGGACGCCTTTCGGCAATGGCCCGCCAGGATTCAGCCCGATACCTTTTTAGCCCTGCTGAGCGCCGGCATCCTGTTGGCCCTGGTGCGCCTGCGCCGCCCCGGTAACCTGGGGTATTGCATCGGCCTGCATGCCGGTTGGGTGTTCGTGATCAAGGCGACCCGCGCCTTCACCCGCGCCAATCCGGAGGAAAGCCTGATTGTCCTAGTCGGCCACTACGATGGGGTGATCGGCTATCTGGCGGCGGCCTGGATGGCGCTCATCATCATCGTCCTGGTGGCGGTCGGGCGCTACGTCCTGCCGCGCCCGGGTTGA
- the asnB gene encoding asparagine synthase (glutamine-hydrolyzing), which produces MCGIAGIITRHGGVDRERLELAAERLRHRGPDGVGLFVEEAVGLVHTRLAIIDLVGGRQPLRSADGRLTLVANGEIYNFVELREALEAAGRTFTTHSDCETILHSYALDPEGFIQRLHGMFAFALYDRERRRLLLARDRLGIKPLYYAVRPDRILFASELKALLPLLERTPDLDPGALVQFLQNQFSTGEATILQGVQRVLPGELLSIAADLTVTRRRYWTPLGIRTRPLGFEEAAEEFEGLFRTVMREHIRSDVPYGIFLSGGVDSAIVLALLQELQGAPVQSFSVGYQDVALADELPEAERIARRFGTFHTSLRLDRDTVFGHLVHSIWAADDLMRDYANLPTSVLAAAAGQRLKVVFTGEGGDEVFAGYGRYLAHPALRFLKNLIAPGSGGFRTRGELRRRWARRLLGPALAAAGRAFRTPFVAAWQATPAAWSALQRAQYTDLTTALPDNLLVKVDRMLMGFGVEGRVPFLDHRVVEFGLSLPDRLKVDGRTGKCFLRRWAERRLPREHLYRKKRGFHVPVGEWLRGDFLDRLEPRLRANRAIRAWFNADALPELFAAQRAGNKPPTREIWSLMQFAIWHRLFIEQPGQAPAACEDPLEWIG; this is translated from the coding sequence ATGTGCGGCATCGCGGGGATCATCACCAGGCACGGCGGCGTCGACCGGGAGCGGCTTGAGCTGGCCGCAGAGCGCTTGCGCCACCGCGGCCCCGACGGGGTCGGGTTGTTCGTCGAGGAGGCGGTGGGCCTCGTCCACACCCGGCTTGCGATCATCGACCTCGTGGGCGGCCGACAGCCCCTCCGCAGCGCCGACGGCCGTCTGACCCTGGTGGCCAACGGGGAAATCTACAACTTCGTGGAACTGCGCGAGGCGCTGGAAGCTGCCGGTCGGACCTTCACCACCCACTCCGATTGCGAGACCATCCTGCACAGCTATGCCTTGGACCCGGAGGGCTTCATCCAGCGCCTGCACGGGATGTTCGCCTTTGCCCTGTACGACCGGGAGCGGCGCCGGCTGCTCCTAGCCCGCGACCGCCTGGGCATCAAGCCGCTGTACTATGCGGTGCGGCCTGACCGAATCCTGTTCGCCTCCGAGCTCAAGGCGCTGTTGCCCCTGCTCGAGCGGACCCCGGACCTGGATCCCGGGGCCTTGGTGCAGTTTCTGCAAAACCAGTTCAGCACCGGCGAGGCGACCATCCTCCAGGGCGTGCAGCGGGTGCTGCCGGGGGAGCTGCTCAGCATCGCCGCCGACCTGACGGTAACCCGCCGCCGGTATTGGACGCCCCTGGGGATCCGCACCCGCCCCTTGGGCTTCGAGGAGGCCGCCGAGGAGTTCGAGGGGCTGTTCCGTACCGTGATGCGGGAGCACATCCGCTCCGACGTGCCCTACGGGATCTTTCTTTCCGGCGGGGTCGATTCGGCCATCGTGCTCGCCCTGCTCCAGGAGCTGCAGGGGGCGCCGGTGCAGAGCTTCTCGGTCGGCTACCAGGACGTGGCGCTGGCCGACGAGCTGCCGGAAGCGGAGCGCATCGCCCGCCGCTTTGGCACCTTCCACACCTCGCTCCGCCTGGACCGGGACACCGTGTTCGGACATCTGGTGCACAGCATCTGGGCGGCGGACGATTTGATGCGGGACTACGCCAATCTGCCCACCTCGGTGTTGGCGGCCGCGGCCGGGCAACGGCTCAAGGTGGTGTTCACCGGAGAGGGGGGCGATGAGGTGTTCGCCGGCTATGGCCGCTACCTCGCCCATCCGGCGCTACGGTTCCTCAAGAACCTGATCGCCCCGGGCTCGGGCGGCTTCCGCACCCGGGGCGAACTGCGGCGGCGTTGGGCCCGGCGCCTGTTGGGCCCGGCTTTGGCCGCCGCTGGGCGCGCGTTCCGCACCCCCTTCGTTGCCGCGTGGCAGGCCACCCCAGCCGCTTGGAGCGCCCTGCAGCGGGCCCAGTACACTGACCTGACCACGGCCCTGCCGGACAACCTGCTGGTCAAGGTCGACCGGATGCTGATGGGCTTCGGGGTCGAAGGGCGGGTGCCGTTCCTCGACCATCGGGTGGTGGAGTTCGGCCTGTCCCTGCCGGACCGGCTCAAGGTGGACGGCCGCACCGGCAAGTGTTTCCTCCGCCGCTGGGCCGAGCGGCGGCTGCCGCGGGAACACCTCTACCGCAAGAAGCGCGGCTTCCACGTGCCGGTGGGGGAGTGGTTGCGGGGGGACTTCCTCGACCGCCTAGAGCCCCGACTCAGGGCCAACCGGGCGATACGGGCTTGGTTCAATGCCGATGCCTTGCCGGAGCTGTTCGCCGCCCAGCGCGCCGGCAACAAGCCTCCCACCCGGGAAATCTGGAGCCTGATGCAGTTTGCCATCTGGCATCGCCTGTTCATCGAACAGCCCGGCCAAGCGCCCGCCGCCTGCGAGGATCCCCTGGAGTGGATCGGGTGA